Genomic segment of Gloeocapsa sp. PCC 7428:
TTGGTGGCGATGGTAATGATACGTACATCGTAGTTGAATCAGGCGATCGCATTATTGAAACTGCCAATGCAGGCATAGATACGGTTATTGCCTACAACAGCTATACCTTAGGAAATAACATAGAGAACCTTACACTTGGCGAGCAACCGTATTCGAGTTCTAGCATCAGTGGAACAGGCAACCGTTTAAATAACGTAATTGTTGGAAATTCAACCAATAACACTCTAGAAGGTAAAACTGGTAATGATTCGCTCAACGGAGGTAGCGGTGAGGATATCCTTGTAGGTACAGATCGTGGCATTGCTGAACGAGACACGTTAACGGGTGGTACTGGTAGAGATATCTTCGTTTTAGGCAACGCAACGACCGTCTTTTACGATGATGGCAACTCAACAACTTCAGGTTTTGGCAATTATGCTCTCATTACAGACTTCAATCCTGAAGAAGATGTGATTCGACTTAATGGTAGACGGACAAATTACTACTTAACCACTTCCCCCACAGGCTTACCAACGGGTACAGCGCTCTTTCGCAAGCAACAAGGTACAACGGACGAACTAATTGCAATTATTCAAAGCGCTACAGCGTTGGATTTGAATGACGCTTATTTTAGCTTGACAGAAGGTGGCAACAACTTGTTCTTGCTGGAACTTGATGGTAACAATGGCTTTACCCTTCAAGGCGACTATCGTTTTCCTTCTGGTGACTCGGTAAGTACCGCTGATATTAACGGTGATGGCTTTGATGACATTATTATCGGCGGTACTAGCGGTGTCGGGGGTAGTGGGCGATCGCTGAGTTATGTAGTATTTGGTAAAGCTTCTGGAATTGATGCTCGTGTTGATTTAACAACGCTTGATGGTCGTAATGGATTTATACTACAGGGACTTAATTACTACGACTTTCCTCGCATTTCGGTAAATAGCTCTGGAGATATCAACGGTGATGGTTTTGCTGATATTGCGATCAACTTCAGTGGTTCCTCACGTCGCGTCGATGAATATGGCGATCGCTACTATGAATCAGGAACACAAAGTTATGTAGTATTTGGTAAACCTTCGGGATTTAGTGCCAGCGTCGATTTAAGCAACCTCGATGGTCGTAATGGTTTTATTTCTAGTTTTCCTATTGACGCTGCGGGAGATGTCAATGGTGATGGTTTCGATGACATCATTATTGGTGCTCCTAATATGCGGGAAAATTATGTAGTGTTTGGCAAAGCTTCAGGTTTTGATGCCCGTTTTGATACAACAACACTGGATGGCACTAATGGCTTTGTTGTTGAGGGTATTCCCAGCGACACCTATTACGAATTCGATTTTTTAGTCAGTAGGGCTGGAGATATCAATGGTGATGGTTTTGATGACATTATTATTGGTGCTCCTTTTAACGATCCTAATGGTCGATCCAATGCAGGAGAAAGCTACATTATCTATGGCAAAGCTACAGGATTTAATGCACGTATTGATGTAACAACATTAGATGGCAGTAATGGCTTTATCTTGCAAGGAATTAACACCAACAATCGTTTTGGTGACTTACTCAGTAGTGCTGGAGATCTTAACGCTGATGGTTTTAATGACATCATTATTGGTGCTCCTGGTGCAGGAGAAAGCTACATAGTGTTTGGCAAAGCTTCAGGATTTGATGCCCGTTTTGATTTAGCAACTCTCAATGGCACTAATGGCTTTGTTCTTGAAGGACTTAATGCCTATGACGATGTTTCATCAAGGTTCTCACTAACTAGGGCTGGAGATATCAACGGTGATGGGTTTGATGACATTATCATCGAAACGCTTAGATCAGCAGAAAGCTATGTTGTATTTGGCAAAGCATCAGGCTTTGATGCGCGTATCGATCTAACAACACTGGATGGCAGTAATGGCTTTGTTATTAGCGATACGAATA
This window contains:
- a CDS encoding FG-GAP repeat protein, translating into MAIIQGTPGNDTLVGTRFADTIYGLAGNDFLLGLADNDTLYGGSSNDTLDGGVGIDSLIGGRGNDVYVVNNLNDKVIETANAEIDTVRSSVNYTLPNHVENLTLTGNRNINGAGNVLANQIIGNSGNNFLYGGTGIDTLYGGAGNDTLDGGSDNDILYGGDGNDALNGDNYSYGYTGNDTLCGGTGNDTLDGNAGNDILYGGTGNDSLLGSAGSDLVYGGDGDDTLSASSIFVRYSSIFYNFLFFEGDGDPDILLGGDGNDTYIVVESGDRIIETANAGIDTVIAYNSYTLGNNIENLTLGEQPYSSSSISGTGNRLNNVIVGNSTNNTLEGKTGNDSLNGGSGEDILVGTDRGIAERDTLTGGTGRDIFVLGNATTVFYDDGNSTTSGFGNYALITDFNPEEDVIRLNGRRTNYYLTTSPTGLPTGTALFRKQQGTTDELIAIIQSATALDLNDAYFSLTEGGNNLFLLELDGNNGFTLQGDYRFPSGDSVSTADINGDGFDDIIIGGTSGVGGSGRSLSYVVFGKASGIDARVDLTTLDGRNGFILQGLNYYDFPRISVNSSGDINGDGFADIAINFSGSSRRVDEYGDRYYESGTQSYVVFGKPSGFSASVDLSNLDGRNGFISSFPIDAAGDVNGDGFDDIIIGAPNMRENYVVFGKASGFDARFDTTTLDGTNGFVVEGIPSDTYYEFDFLVSRAGDINGDGFDDIIIGAPFNDPNGRSNAGESYIIYGKATGFNARIDVTTLDGSNGFILQGINTNNRFGDLLSSAGDLNADGFNDIIIGAPGAGESYIVFGKASGFDARFDLATLNGTNGFVLEGLNAYDDVSSRFSLTRAGDINGDGFDDIIIETLRSAESYVVFGKASGFDARIDLTTLDGSNGFVISDTNNRFFGRSLNSAGDINSDGFDDIIINIPGANPNGRANTGESYVLFGKPSGFDARVDLATFDGSDGLVLQGINTNDRSGYSVSRGDVNGDGYDDIILGAPSASPNGRVSAGESYVIYGQDFTGSVTRQGTAGNDLLLGTNIDDIIIGGLGNDTLRGGGGSNVLYGGAAGDDVLIFSPQNRRMDGGSGTDTLAVDGNGVTLDLTAIPNNRIRSIEIIDLTGTGNNTLQMTRLDLLNLSDSTNQLIVNGNSGDSIISTGQGWLFEATTTLDGNQYNRYTSGVATLLVDTDITRTLS